One window of Novipirellula aureliae genomic DNA carries:
- a CDS encoding helix-turn-helix transcriptional regulator: MLPFELTVEQKRQIEEAKAKGDRRIVLDLTPEQRKLDKCYVDEIEAQVREELGHPKRPSSEVSRSLRAARLAAGMSLAEVAERAGMTKQAVRRIESGVNSNPKIDTLLRIAKAVGKSIKIELVDAA, encoded by the coding sequence GTGCTTCCATTTGAATTAACGGTGGAGCAGAAACGTCAAATTGAAGAGGCCAAAGCGAAAGGCGATCGTCGGATTGTTTTAGACCTAACGCCTGAACAACGCAAACTTGACAAGTGTTACGTTGACGAGATCGAGGCTCAAGTCCGAGAGGAGTTGGGACATCCAAAGCGTCCGTCGAGTGAAGTGTCCCGTTCACTTCGCGCAGCTCGCTTAGCGGCGGGGATGAGCTTGGCTGAAGTTGCTGAGCGAGCGGGGATGACGAAGCAGGCCGTACGACGGATCGAATCGGGGGTAAATTCAAACCCGAAAATTGATACGTTGTTGAGGATTGCAAAAGCGGTAGGTAAGTCGATTAAGATTGAATTGGTTGATGCTGCCTAA
- a CDS encoding TolC family protein produces MSSFRLQHTGVLLCYSVAVVLSGCASVSALPGMVGLSSDTEPTESIAATGPPTPENDAVGDDAVDLVPQAKPIELVAYDEALLVDTNLETLATETAEVVTSEPLFASEPMFASEPLFASEEGSMSLSDFEALALGNNPTIQELVATTQKAAGYRQQVGLKANPVIGYQAVQLADQGTDQHVVFISQTIVTAGKLALNRRVLNETLRAQRQQLEAQKYRVVTDIRMKYFDALAAQKQASEIREFLSVVEKGLELAELRKEALEGSQLDVLQAKVQKNEIELALQQAEVRFQAAWRELAAIAGNPQMPPVELSGDLPESLLEIDWSDLASTIVFSSPEYQAAQTRICQARANLDRQCVQAIPNIDFQLASGVDNGTGSGLINFEAGIPIPIHNRNQGNIAAARAELTQVSLAATRIENSIRARIGAVSRDYDSSLAAVTKYADEILPNAAESMRLAETAYKAGETNFLQVLVARRTYFDTMIEYIASQSQLAQAAAMVDGCMLSGALEPIVDDSGDSGLRDLTFSQQ; encoded by the coding sequence ATGTCATCGTTTCGGCTCCAGCACACTGGAGTGCTGCTCTGTTATTCCGTCGCCGTTGTTTTGTCCGGCTGTGCATCGGTCTCAGCTTTGCCAGGAATGGTCGGATTATCAAGCGACACCGAGCCAACGGAATCGATCGCCGCTACCGGCCCGCCAACGCCCGAGAATGATGCGGTGGGTGATGATGCGGTGGATCTCGTGCCGCAGGCTAAACCAATCGAGCTAGTCGCCTACGATGAAGCGCTGCTGGTCGACACAAACTTGGAAACGCTTGCTACCGAGACCGCGGAGGTCGTCACGAGCGAGCCGTTATTTGCTAGCGAGCCGATGTTTGCTAGCGAGCCGTTATTTGCTAGCGAAGAAGGATCGATGTCCTTGTCCGACTTCGAAGCTTTAGCCTTAGGGAACAACCCGACGATTCAGGAATTGGTTGCAACCACGCAAAAGGCGGCTGGGTATCGTCAGCAAGTCGGCTTGAAAGCCAATCCGGTTATCGGCTACCAAGCGGTCCAATTGGCCGATCAAGGAACGGACCAGCATGTCGTCTTTATCTCGCAAACGATTGTTACCGCTGGCAAGCTGGCGCTCAATCGGCGGGTGCTCAACGAAACACTACGCGCTCAACGACAGCAGCTCGAAGCCCAGAAATATCGAGTCGTGACCGACATCCGGATGAAGTACTTTGATGCGTTGGCTGCGCAAAAACAAGCCAGTGAAATTCGCGAGTTCCTGTCAGTCGTCGAGAAAGGACTCGAATTAGCAGAACTCCGTAAAGAAGCTCTCGAGGGTTCCCAGCTAGATGTCTTGCAAGCAAAAGTGCAAAAGAATGAAATCGAGTTGGCGCTTCAGCAAGCGGAAGTCCGCTTTCAGGCAGCTTGGCGTGAACTGGCTGCGATAGCAGGCAACCCCCAGATGCCTCCTGTGGAACTTAGCGGTGATCTACCTGAAAGCCTGCTAGAGATTGACTGGTCTGATTTGGCTTCGACCATCGTTTTTTCGAGCCCCGAATACCAAGCGGCTCAGACTCGGATTTGCCAAGCTCGTGCCAATTTGGATCGCCAATGTGTACAAGCGATCCCAAATATCGATTTTCAGCTGGCGTCAGGCGTCGATAATGGAACCGGTTCGGGTCTCATCAATTTCGAAGCGGGCATACCGATTCCCATTCACAATCGCAATCAAGGCAATATCGCTGCTGCCCGAGCCGAGTTGACTCAGGTCTCTTTGGCAGCGACGAGGATCGAAAACTCGATCCGAGCACGGATTGGGGCTGTATCCCGCGATTATGATTCGTCCTTAGCGGCGGTGACCAAGTATGCGGACGAAATTCTGCCAAATGCCGCCGAAAGTATGCGGTTAGCAGAAACGGCCTACAAGGCGGGCGAAACGAACTTCCTGCAGGTGTTGGTCGCACGACGGACCTATTTTGACACAATGATCGAGTACATCGCGTCTCAATCTCAACTTGCTCAAGCCGCCGCAATGGTTGACGGCTGCATGCTATCAGGGGCTCTCGAGCCGATTGTTGACGATAGTGGCGATTCCGGTTTAAGAGACTTGACGTTTAGCCAACAGTAG
- a CDS encoding phosphoglycerate kinase, translating into MAKKTIDQVEVAGKTVLMRVDFNVPLEDDQSISDDRRIRMAMPSIKSVIDRGGRVILMSHLGRPKGEGDDSKFSLAPTAKRLSELLGKPVAFATDTVGDDATKKAASMSDGDVLVLENLRFNAGEKKGDGDFASKLAAMADVYCNDAFGTCHRKDASMVAVPEAMAGKPRVVGHLVAKEIAYLSDAISNASRPFVAILGGAKVSDKINVINNLLGICDTVMIGGAMAYTFSLAKGGKVGDSLVEADKVELAKELIEKGGDKLMLPVDTHCGDAFRADCNKQVVADGEIPDGWQGLDIGPKTAKKFADLLKNAKTIVWNGPMGVFEMPPFDEGTKAVAQAVADSDSTSIIGGGDSAAAVDQLGFADSVSHVSTGGGASLAMLEGKAFAAVDLLDEA; encoded by the coding sequence ATGGCAAAAAAAACAATCGATCAAGTAGAAGTTGCTGGCAAAACCGTCCTCATGCGAGTCGACTTTAACGTTCCGCTTGAAGATGACCAATCGATCAGCGACGATCGACGCATTCGCATGGCAATGCCGAGTATCAAAAGTGTGATCGATCGCGGTGGGCGGGTGATTTTGATGAGCCATTTGGGCCGTCCCAAGGGGGAAGGCGACGATTCGAAGTTCTCGCTTGCACCGACTGCGAAGCGTTTGTCAGAACTGCTTGGCAAACCGGTCGCATTTGCAACCGATACCGTCGGTGACGATGCGACCAAGAAAGCGGCTTCCATGAGCGATGGCGACGTTTTGGTACTCGAAAACCTACGCTTCAACGCTGGTGAAAAGAAGGGTGACGGAGATTTTGCCAGCAAGTTGGCTGCGATGGCCGACGTTTATTGCAACGACGCCTTCGGTACTTGCCACCGCAAGGATGCGTCAATGGTCGCCGTACCCGAAGCGATGGCTGGAAAACCTCGCGTTGTGGGTCACTTGGTTGCCAAGGAAATCGCCTACCTAAGCGACGCGATCAGCAACGCCTCGCGTCCGTTTGTCGCCATTTTGGGCGGTGCAAAAGTGAGCGACAAAATCAACGTCATCAACAATCTGCTTGGTATTTGTGACACCGTGATGATCGGTGGCGCAATGGCTTATACTTTCTCGTTGGCCAAAGGTGGCAAGGTCGGTGATAGCTTGGTCGAAGCCGACAAGGTGGAACTAGCGAAAGAACTCATCGAAAAGGGCGGTGACAAATTGATGCTGCCGGTCGACACGCACTGCGGCGATGCGTTCCGTGCCGATTGCAACAAGCAAGTGGTCGCCGACGGCGAGATTCCCGATGGCTGGCAAGGTTTGGACATCGGTCCGAAAACGGCCAAAAAATTTGCGGACTTGTTGAAGAACGCAAAGACAATCGTTTGGAACGGACCGATGGGCGTTTTCGAAATGCCTCCGTTTGACGAAGGCACCAAAGCGGTCGCCCAAGCCGTCGCCGATAGCGATTCGACAAGCATCATCGGCGGTGGTGACAGTGCCGCAGCCGTCGATCAACTTGGCTTTGCGGATTCTGTGAGTCACGTCAGTACCGGTGGCGGAGCGAGTTTGGCGATGCTGGAAGGCAAGGCATTCGCCGCCGTCGATCTGCTCGACGAAGCGTAG
- a CDS encoding efflux RND transporter periplasmic adaptor subunit, whose product MTFVRLGETDLLFTNNKLSWMRRTFPKLSSPMLCFLGGLTLVIVAALTYMLWWPPLSNWVDATLTSQASDGVDEPPHDPATTAATSADSPSLILTPQAIKNLGLTGEYLRGMKLSTYRRSITVPAVIVPKPGRSQVVISSPLNGVVTHVHAVTGQAVMPGELLMEVRLTYEELVDRQTEYLKTLSELEVEMREINRLEDATRTGAVSGKSLLERRYAKDKLEAVLRSQREALRMHGLSDRQVEQIGTTGRLLQKLQVVAPDIDRHDHDEDGELELRLSQVVAWPASYALSQNDAANLPSSIDSSGSPNHSDHEHRPLVVEDLRVHKGQAVVEGDKLCSLSDYSQLYIEGRAFENDMTAINEAISQGWSINAIFSGARGTEIVRDLKLAFVANGIDPISRTLSVFVELPNEVIRDDTTAEGIRYLDWKYRLGQRLELQVPVEEWQNQMVVPVDAIVRDGADWFVFKQNGKQFERVAVHLLHRDQNDAVIANDGALFPGDVIAMRSAHQMQMAIKNQSGGAVDPHAGHNH is encoded by the coding sequence ATGACTTTTGTCCGCCTCGGTGAGACGGACCTACTATTCACTAACAATAAGTTGTCTTGGATGCGTCGTACATTTCCAAAACTGTCCTCACCGATGCTGTGTTTCCTCGGCGGATTGACACTCGTGATTGTTGCAGCGCTTACCTACATGCTCTGGTGGCCGCCTTTGTCGAATTGGGTGGATGCGACTTTGACGTCGCAGGCCAGCGATGGTGTGGATGAGCCTCCGCATGATCCTGCGACTACCGCGGCGACTTCGGCTGACTCGCCATCCCTCATCCTAACACCCCAAGCGATCAAGAATCTGGGTTTGACTGGCGAGTACTTGCGAGGCATGAAGCTTTCGACCTACCGACGTTCGATCACGGTTCCGGCGGTGATCGTACCCAAACCAGGCCGCTCGCAAGTGGTCATTTCATCACCGCTCAACGGAGTCGTGACTCATGTGCACGCGGTGACCGGGCAAGCAGTGATGCCAGGTGAATTGTTGATGGAAGTCCGTTTAACTTATGAAGAGCTGGTCGATCGGCAAACCGAATATCTGAAGACGCTAAGTGAGCTAGAGGTTGAAATGCGTGAGATCAATCGGCTCGAAGACGCGACTCGCACAGGTGCGGTCTCGGGTAAATCGCTTCTCGAACGTCGCTACGCCAAAGACAAACTCGAAGCCGTTCTGCGTTCCCAGCGTGAAGCACTTCGCATGCATGGATTGTCCGACCGACAGGTGGAGCAAATCGGAACGACGGGAAGACTGCTGCAAAAACTGCAAGTCGTTGCACCCGATATTGATCGGCATGACCACGACGAAGACGGAGAGTTGGAGCTACGCTTAAGTCAAGTGGTCGCTTGGCCCGCTTCCTATGCACTCTCGCAAAACGATGCAGCGAATTTACCATCTTCGATCGATTCAAGCGGCAGCCCCAACCACTCTGATCACGAACATCGCCCGTTGGTGGTCGAGGACTTAAGGGTTCATAAGGGGCAAGCGGTTGTCGAGGGAGACAAACTATGTTCGCTGTCGGACTACAGCCAATTGTATATCGAAGGCCGTGCCTTTGAGAACGACATGACCGCGATCAACGAAGCAATCTCACAAGGTTGGTCGATCAACGCCATCTTTAGTGGTGCTCGTGGCACCGAAATTGTCCGCGACCTGAAATTGGCTTTTGTCGCTAACGGAATTGACCCTATTTCAAGAACCTTGTCCGTCTTTGTCGAGTTACCCAATGAGGTCATTCGTGACGACACGACCGCAGAAGGCATTCGCTATCTCGATTGGAAATACCGTTTGGGGCAGCGGCTTGAATTACAAGTTCCGGTTGAAGAATGGCAAAACCAAATGGTGGTCCCCGTTGATGCGATTGTCCGCGACGGTGCCGATTGGTTCGTATTCAAGCAAAATGGGAAGCAATTCGAGCGAGTCGCGGTCCACCTTCTCCACCGCGATCAAAACGATGCGGTCATTGCCAATGACGGTGCCCTCTTTCCAGGTGACGTGATTGCCATGCGTTCCGCCCACCAGATGCAGATGGCCATCAAGAATCAATCCGGCGGTGCCGTTGACCCACACGCAGGACATAACCACTGA
- a CDS encoding efflux RND transporter permease subunit has product MLDSVIRFALRQRMLVMATALFLVVYGAWQTVVMPIDVFPDLNRPRVVIMTEAPGMAPEEVESLITFPIETAMNGANGVEAVRSSSGVGMSIIYVEFAYGTDVYTDRQIVAERMQMVQDRLPQGILPQLAPISSIMGQVLMLGMWNENPEVDTMQLRTTADWVVRQRLLTIPGVSQVFTMGGERKQFQVLVDPDAMLRFGVTLAEIERAVAGSNVNGTGGYLDDQGGSELLVRSLGRIQSIEQLQKVAVKIRNRRPVLLSQVASVVEGAQVKRGDSSAFVRIESDTSDQPSSLQRWSGGPAVVLTINKQPGADTRSVTREVLRAIEELGPTLPNGTHLSTVYSQKAFIDRAIENVVEALRDGGILVVVVLFLFLLNMRTTFITLTAIPLSLMMTSIVFAVFGLSINTMTLGGIAVAMGELVDDAIVDVENIFRRLKENRASENPRSPLLVVFNASVEVRRSIVFGTMIVILVFIPLFALGGMEGRLFAPLGIAYIVSILSSLLVSLTVTPVLSYWLLGRSKDGKEERDGLLLRTLKGIADRVIRFSLKFPLVNLSVTILVVFIAAIFVSRLDRDFLPPFNEGTIQLNVVLPPGTSLAASNEIGRTVENSLKQIDDVQRFARRTGRAELDEHAEGVHMSEILIEMDPHSPRTREQQLDEIRDAMQDIPGIVTAVEQPIAHLISHMLSGVKAQVGIKIYGDDLDLLRQKAEMVKAEMETVPGVADALVEPQVVIPQLRIELNRDRLLEYGLTSSDVNTYIETAMNGKVVSEVLDGMRTFDLMIRMQEGYRENIEELKRLTVQTPEGGMVPLSSLAKIYESGGPNVINRENVRRRVVIQCNVSDRGVVDVVNDIQKQIAPVVASLPTGYFVEYGGQFQSQKSASRIIAGLFVLAMLGVFMVLHTLFHSVNLALQVMAALPMAFIGAVAALVLTGQTLTIAAMVGFISLAGIASRNGILLLQHYLHLVEHEGEQFTPTMIVRAGRERLAPVLMTALTSGIALLPLVLSSGEAGKEILYPIATVILGGLISSTLLDFFVHPALFWLFGVESAKRVVEESKAD; this is encoded by the coding sequence ATGTTGGATTCCGTTATTCGTTTTGCGCTTCGTCAACGTATGCTGGTCATGGCGACTGCTTTGTTCCTTGTCGTCTATGGTGCATGGCAGACGGTGGTGATGCCGATCGATGTCTTTCCCGACCTCAATCGGCCTCGCGTGGTCATCATGACCGAGGCACCGGGAATGGCTCCCGAAGAGGTCGAGTCGCTGATTACGTTTCCTATCGAAACGGCGATGAATGGAGCCAATGGCGTCGAGGCGGTCCGAAGTTCGTCTGGCGTAGGCATGTCGATCATCTATGTCGAGTTCGCGTATGGAACCGACGTCTATACCGATCGGCAAATTGTTGCCGAACGGATGCAGATGGTCCAAGATCGATTACCTCAAGGCATCCTCCCGCAATTGGCACCGATCTCTTCGATCATGGGCCAAGTTTTGATGCTCGGCATGTGGAATGAGAATCCAGAAGTTGACACGATGCAACTTCGTACAACGGCGGACTGGGTTGTCCGTCAACGTTTACTTACGATCCCGGGGGTTTCGCAAGTCTTCACGATGGGTGGCGAGCGAAAACAGTTCCAAGTGTTGGTGGATCCTGATGCAATGCTGCGTTTTGGCGTGACGCTTGCCGAGATCGAACGGGCTGTAGCGGGCAGCAATGTCAACGGCACCGGTGGTTACTTAGACGACCAAGGTGGCAGCGAATTGCTCGTCCGATCACTCGGTCGCATTCAATCGATCGAGCAACTGCAGAAAGTAGCGGTAAAAATTCGAAACCGTCGTCCGGTCTTACTTTCACAGGTCGCATCCGTCGTCGAAGGGGCTCAAGTCAAGCGTGGCGATAGCTCGGCATTTGTCCGCATCGAATCTGACACCTCCGACCAACCATCTTCGCTTCAGCGCTGGTCCGGCGGTCCCGCGGTGGTGTTAACGATCAACAAACAGCCGGGGGCTGATACGCGATCGGTAACTCGCGAAGTGCTGCGGGCAATTGAAGAACTCGGGCCAACGCTTCCCAACGGGACACATTTATCGACCGTTTATTCGCAAAAGGCGTTTATCGACCGAGCCATCGAAAACGTTGTCGAGGCACTTCGTGATGGTGGGATCTTAGTCGTCGTCGTTCTCTTCTTGTTTTTATTGAACATGCGAACGACCTTCATTACGTTGACTGCCATTCCGCTTTCGCTAATGATGACATCGATTGTGTTTGCGGTGTTTGGTCTGTCGATCAATACGATGACCCTTGGCGGGATCGCGGTCGCAATGGGCGAGTTGGTGGATGATGCGATTGTCGATGTTGAAAACATCTTTCGCAGGTTAAAAGAAAACCGTGCGTCTGAAAATCCGCGATCCCCTTTGCTGGTGGTATTCAACGCTAGCGTTGAAGTGCGGCGTTCGATCGTGTTTGGGACCATGATTGTGATTCTCGTTTTCATTCCGCTGTTCGCTCTCGGCGGCATGGAAGGAAGGCTGTTCGCCCCCTTGGGGATCGCCTACATCGTCTCGATCTTGTCATCGTTGCTGGTCTCTTTGACCGTAACGCCTGTTTTATCGTATTGGCTGCTAGGTCGAAGCAAAGATGGAAAAGAGGAACGCGATGGACTTTTGCTTCGCACGCTCAAGGGCATTGCTGACCGAGTGATCCGCTTCAGCTTGAAATTCCCGTTGGTCAACCTGTCGGTCACTATCCTGGTGGTTTTTATCGCTGCGATTTTTGTTTCTCGATTAGACCGGGATTTCTTACCGCCGTTCAACGAGGGGACGATTCAGTTAAATGTTGTCCTACCGCCCGGGACGTCACTGGCGGCATCGAATGAGATCGGGCGGACCGTCGAAAATTCGCTGAAACAGATTGACGATGTTCAACGTTTTGCGCGGCGTACCGGGCGAGCGGAATTGGACGAACACGCCGAGGGTGTCCACATGTCCGAAATACTGATCGAAATGGACCCCCATTCGCCAAGAACTCGCGAGCAACAGCTGGACGAAATTCGCGATGCGATGCAGGACATCCCGGGCATCGTTACCGCTGTCGAACAACCGATCGCCCACTTGATCTCACACATGTTGTCGGGCGTTAAGGCGCAGGTTGGAATAAAGATTTATGGAGACGATCTCGATCTGCTCCGCCAGAAAGCGGAAATGGTCAAGGCGGAAATGGAAACCGTCCCCGGTGTTGCCGACGCCTTGGTAGAACCGCAAGTTGTCATTCCACAACTGCGTATCGAACTGAATCGAGACCGGTTACTCGAGTACGGTTTGACGTCAAGTGATGTGAATACCTATATCGAAACGGCGATGAATGGCAAAGTCGTTTCCGAGGTTCTCGACGGGATGCGAACATTCGATTTGATGATCCGCATGCAGGAAGGCTACCGTGAAAACATCGAAGAACTGAAGCGGTTGACCGTGCAAACGCCCGAAGGCGGAATGGTTCCGCTGTCGAGCCTTGCGAAAATCTATGAGTCGGGTGGCCCGAACGTGATCAATCGCGAAAACGTACGGCGGCGTGTGGTGATCCAGTGCAACGTGTCGGATCGAGGTGTCGTGGATGTGGTGAATGACATTCAAAAACAAATCGCTCCAGTGGTCGCTTCGCTACCCACTGGATACTTTGTCGAATATGGCGGCCAGTTTCAAAGCCAGAAATCGGCAAGCCGCATTATTGCAGGCTTGTTTGTGCTGGCTATGCTCGGCGTCTTTATGGTGCTGCATACGCTGTTCCATAGCGTCAATTTGGCATTGCAGGTCATGGCCGCCTTGCCGATGGCATTCATCGGTGCTGTGGCTGCGTTGGTGTTAACGGGCCAAACGCTAACGATTGCTGCCATGGTCGGGTTTATCTCCCTAGCAGGTATTGCGTCACGCAACGGAATTTTGCTCTTGCAGCATTACTTGCATTTGGTCGAACACGAGGGCGAACAGTTTACGCCCACAATGATTGTTCGCGCCGGGCGAGAACGGTTGGCACCCGTTTTGATGACGGCGTTGACGTCCGGCATTGCCCTCCTACCCTTGGTTCTTTCATCGGGGGAAGCTGGAAAGGAGATCCTTTATCCGATTGCAACCGTCATTCTCGGCGGTTTGATTAGCTCAACCTTGTTGGACTTTTTCGTTCATCCCGCTCTGTTTTGGCTGTTCGGAGTCGAATCGGCCAAACGAGTGGTCGAGGAATCAAAAGCAGATTAG
- a CDS encoding acetyl-CoA carboxylase biotin carboxyl carrier protein subunit, with the protein MKKLRITIGDKSYDVTVETLDSEDPSPQSWASHPATPSAAPAAPMKAAAAAAPRQPLSHGSIASPMAGVILSIDVEEGETVGSGQLLLVLEAMKMENQIIAPADATVKSINVSVGESVQDGQVLVELE; encoded by the coding sequence ATGAAAAAGCTGAGAATCACGATTGGTGACAAATCCTACGACGTAACCGTGGAAACACTTGATTCGGAGGATCCATCGCCACAATCTTGGGCCAGTCATCCGGCGACACCGTCGGCCGCGCCTGCTGCACCGATGAAAGCGGCTGCGGCGGCGGCACCACGTCAACCCCTTTCGCACGGCAGTATCGCGAGCCCGATGGCGGGAGTGATCTTGTCGATCGACGTGGAAGAAGGCGAAACGGTCGGCAGCGGCCAATTGCTTCTCGTGCTCGAAGCGATGAAAATGGAAAATCAAATCATTGCACCGGCGGACGCCACGGTGAAGAGTATAAATGTATCCGTTGGCGAATCGGTCCAAGATGGTCAAGTCCTCGTCGAGCTTGAGTAA
- a CDS encoding OadG family protein, with translation MPNVPLFTIHTEALFSETGITLAIMGMSVVFSALLILIFFVSMLPRAMVLVEKVFPSNAHHHKAAKPKAKPAASGGANAGEMIGGVPEEVAVVIAAAVASIMDRPHRIVRTRQLTASELAWTLQGRIQHHASHKLKPRDR, from the coding sequence ATGCCAAACGTACCTCTCTTTACCATTCATACCGAAGCGCTATTTAGCGAAACTGGAATCACGCTTGCCATCATGGGGATGTCGGTCGTGTTCAGCGCTTTGTTGATATTGATCTTCTTCGTCAGCATGTTGCCGCGAGCGATGGTGTTGGTGGAAAAGGTGTTCCCTTCGAATGCACATCACCACAAGGCGGCCAAGCCGAAGGCGAAACCCGCGGCATCAGGCGGCGCGAATGCGGGTGAAATGATTGGCGGTGTTCCCGAAGAGGTTGCGGTGGTGATCGCAGCCGCGGTCGCATCCATCATGGACCGCCCCCATCGCATCGTACGCACTCGACAGCTGACGGCATCGGAATTGGCTTGGACATTGCAAGGGCGAATCCAGCACCACGCGTCGCATAAACTGAAGCCGCGTGATCGCTAG
- a CDS encoding sodium ion-translocating decarboxylase subunit beta — protein sequence MILSQYLFTKLEQLIHTTALPNLELGNALMIIIGLFFVYLAIAKDYEPLLLVPIGFGVVVGNIPAVEGMPLSVYDQGSVLQYLYFGVSNGVYPPLIFLGIGAMTDFSTMLSNPKLILLGGAAQIGVFGTFVGALMLGFDPNQAGAIGIIGGADGPTAIFLSAKLAPELLGAIAIAAYSYMALVPVIQPPIMKLLTTKKERLIRMKASRQVSTRERILFPIIAFLICALLAPGSIVLIGMLFFGNLLKECTVTERLAVTARTAMIDIVTILLGFCVGASTSAPYFLNKNSILIFALGAIAFSVATAGGVLFAKIMNLFLTDKINPLVGAAGVSAVPDAARVVQMVGQKEDPQNFLLMHAMAPNVAGVIGSGIAAGVLWSQLVK from the coding sequence ATGATTCTGTCGCAATACCTGTTCACCAAGCTCGAACAACTGATCCATACAACCGCGTTGCCCAACTTGGAACTTGGCAATGCGCTCATGATCATCATCGGTTTGTTTTTTGTGTACTTGGCAATTGCTAAGGACTACGAACCGTTGCTATTGGTTCCCATCGGTTTTGGTGTGGTTGTTGGCAATATTCCTGCCGTCGAAGGGATGCCGCTCAGCGTTTACGACCAAGGCAGCGTGCTGCAGTATCTTTACTTCGGTGTCTCCAACGGGGTCTATCCGCCGCTCATCTTTTTGGGGATTGGTGCGATGACCGACTTCTCAACCATGCTGTCCAACCCCAAGCTGATCTTGCTAGGTGGAGCGGCTCAGATCGGGGTGTTCGGCACCTTTGTTGGAGCGTTGATGCTCGGTTTTGATCCGAATCAAGCAGGGGCGATTGGCATCATCGGTGGTGCCGACGGTCCGACCGCTATTTTCTTGTCCGCAAAGCTTGCTCCGGAATTACTCGGAGCGATTGCGATTGCCGCCTACTCCTACATGGCTCTTGTACCGGTCATTCAACCACCAATCATGAAGTTGTTGACGACCAAAAAAGAGCGTTTGATTCGCATGAAAGCCTCTCGACAAGTTTCGACTCGTGAGCGAATTTTGTTCCCGATCATCGCCTTTTTGATCTGTGCGTTACTTGCTCCCGGTTCAATCGTTTTGATTGGAATGCTGTTTTTCGGTAATCTGCTGAAGGAATGCACGGTCACGGAGCGATTGGCGGTCACCGCACGAACGGCCATGATTGACATCGTCACGATTCTGCTTGGATTCTGCGTCGGTGCCAGCACCAGTGCTCCGTATTTCTTGAATAAGAATTCGATCTTGATTTTTGCTCTTGGAGCCATTGCCTTTTCGGTTGCGACGGCTGGCGGAGTGCTGTTTGCGAAAATTATGAATCTGTTCTTGACGGATAAGATCAATCCGCTTGTCGGAGCAGCGGGCGTTTCGGCAGTTCCTGATGCGGCTCGCGTCGTGCAAATGGTCGGACAAAAAGAAGATCCACAAAACTTTTTGCTGATGCACGCGATGGCCCCCAATGTTGCCGGCGTGATCGGGTCCGGTATCGCAGCCGGGGTGCTTTGGTCGCAACTCGTCAAATAA